CGATGGCTGCACGGCTGCTTCGGCCTTGTAGAGCCCAAACCCGCCTCCAAGGGCGCGCAGTGCTACGTTCGGGGCGCCAGGCCCTGCTTCCGTCGAAAGCGCGATGACGCCCCCCGAGCCGCTGCCCCAGAACGTCGAGGCCGGGCCCCGCAACACCTCTACCCGTCGGACGAGGGCCGGATCGACCACATTGAGTTGCGCCTGGCCGTCCGGGAGCGTGAGCGGGATGTCGTCCAGCAACACGTGGGAGCCACGTACACCGAAGGCCGAGCGCCAGCCAACACCGCGCACGAGCAGGCGTTCGCCCGTAGAGGGATTGCCGCGGTCCGAGATCCACACGCCAGGAAGGCCGGCCCCAAGATCTGCGAGCGATGCCCCTGGCTCGGTGACACGCTCGACACCTGGTCGAATGCGGGTGACTACGGAGAGAGGGGCCCGCGCGGACTCGAGGGTGAACGGCGCCGCAGTCACGACGACGTCGCGTAGCTGACGCAGCGTGTCCGGTACGGTCCGCACGGATGCATCGGGGTCCGGAAGGGTACCCTCGGCGCTCTGCGCGAGCACGGCCGCTGGGACGAACAGGGGCAGGACCCACAGCCAACGAAGAAGACGCGCGTATGCTGTACCGATCATGACGAGCGCTGGGGTGACATGGCGAGACCACGGGAATCGCGGGCGGGCCACACGCGAGAATTCCGTCCGATTCCTCGGTTAGCGGCGGGGAAACTCGTTCCATAAAAAAACGCCCCACGCGGTGAGCGTGGGGCGCTGCTGTGCGGTCCGGACGGGACTCGAACCCGCGACCTCCGGCGTGACAGGCCGGCGTTCTAACCAACTGAACTACCGGACCGAACAGAGACTGGCGCACCGATTTCGGCACGACAGGATCAAAACATACGGTGGCGAGACGAACTGGGACAACACGCGAGACGCGATCAACGCGCGCTTCACATCGAGCGGCACCGCCCAAAGAACAGTGGCCAGGGACGGACTCGAACCGCCGACACATGGATTTTCAGTCCATTGCTCTACCAACTGAGCTACCTGGCCGGTAGCGCCGCTGCGGAGGGCACTCGCACCCCGCGCGATGGCAAGGCCTCAAAGATACGGAGCCCCGTTGCGAAGAACATTCGCAGAGTGCGAACAGTTGGCGAAGGGTGTCACGCAGCGCCGTCCGCTGCCCGGCGCGCCGCCTCAAAGGTGTTGCGCAGTAGCATCGCAATGGTCATCGGACCCACGCCGCCGGGAACGGGCGTGATCGCCCCCGCTACCTCCTTGACCGCGTCAAAGTCGACATCGCCTACGAGCCGATAGCCGCGCTTGCGGGAGGCATCATCCACGCGGTTGATGCCCACGTCGATCACCGTGGCACCCGGCTTGACCATTCCGGCCGAGATCATGTGAGGACGGCCCACCGCAGCAATGAGGATGTCCGCCTGCAGGGTATGGTGACGTAGGTCAGCAGTGCGGCTGTGGCACACGGTCACGGTGGCGTCCAGGCCACGTTGGAGGAGAAGGTTGGCCATCGGCGTGCCGACGATGTGGCTGCGCCCGACCACCACCGCGTGCGCCCCGCGTGTCTCTATGCCGGTGCGCTTCAGCATCTCCACGATGCCAGCCGGAGTGCACGGGGCAAAACCTCCGGCTCCCAGGACCACGCGTCCGACGTTCTCGGGGTGGAAGCCATCGACGTCCTTCTCTGGAGCGAGCGCATGGATCACCTTCGCCGCGTCGATGTGGTCGG
The Bacteroidota bacterium DNA segment above includes these coding regions:
- the folD gene encoding bifunctional methylenetetrahydrofolate dehydrogenase/methenyltetrahydrofolate cyclohydrolase FolD; the protein is MSDTDTSPALLIDGRAVAAAVRADLRAEVDAWVATGHRAPSLAVVLVGDNPASASYVRGKTKAAAEAGITAETLRRPADLSEADLLTLIASLNADDSVDGILVQLPLPDHIDAAKVIHALAPEKDVDGFHPENVGRVVLGAGGFAPCTPAGIVEMLKRTGIETRGAHAVVVGRSHIVGTPMANLLLQRGLDATVTVCHSRTADLRHHTLQADILIAAVGRPHMISAGMVKPGATVIDVGINRVDDASRKRGYRLVGDVDFDAVKEVAGAITPVPGGVGPMTIAMLLRNTFEAARRAADGAA